One genomic window of Musa acuminata AAA Group cultivar baxijiao unplaced genomic scaffold, Cavendish_Baxijiao_AAA HiC_scaffold_1137, whole genome shotgun sequence includes the following:
- the LOC103974961 gene encoding galactoside 2-alpha-L-fucosyltransferase-like → MEVRRSKSLDMSGNNMEEQPKRHSSRILKPWVLLLTCFVSVLLVFLVGTHRAPSWELLRPVGAVAGIGRKNSSSEAPNDRLLGGLLSPEFDDKSCLSRYQSMLYRKASPHAPSPHLVRKLREYEALHKKCAPNTDLYRKSIEQLKSGRGDGPMECNYVVWIPHNGLGNRVLTIVSSFLYALLNNKVLLVHIPSDFTDLLCEPFPGTSWALPSDFPVHNFLDFDTGTPQSYGNMLRDKVIDDEMLSGSSNATLPAYVYLHLPWYYDQWDKLFFCGDAQRMLRRIPWLLLKSDHYFVPSLFLLQEYEEELRQLFPERATTFHHLVRYLVHPTNAVWDYVTKYYRAHLAAADETLGIQIRVFDNFPVPFESMLRQVINCSLSEGILPAVNFQEWAGPASKTDTKVKAVLVASLFSGYAERIRDMYAKHPTTTGEVVRVHQPSHEEQQHTEQRGHNIKALAEVELLSFSDALITSAWSTFGYVAQGLGGLQPWILLRHTQSDLPCRQAMSSEPCYLMPPPFPFPSSHCSKDHGDAGEAAAAAQYVRQCEDELGGIKVFD, encoded by the exons ATGGAGGTGAGACGCAGCAAGAGCTTGGACATGTCTGGAAATAATATGGAAGAGCAGCCGAAGAGGCACAGCTCCCGTATTCTGAAGCCATGGGTGCTCCTACTCACCTGCTTTGTCTCGGTGCTGTTGGTGTTCCTCGTCGGAACCCATAGGGCGCCATCCTGGGAACTGCTGCGGCCGGTTGGTGCAGTCGCTGGAATAG GTCGGAAAAATAGCTCGTCCGAGGCACCCAATGACAGACTCCTTGGCGGCCTCTTGTCTCCTGAATTCGATGACAAGTCCTGCCTCAGTCGATACCAGTCTATGCTCTACCGCAAGGCATCACCGCACGCTCCTTCGCCTCATCTCGTCCGAAAGCTACGAGAATACGAAGCTCTCCACAAGAAATGCGCTCCCAACACCGATCTCTACCGCAAGTCCATAGAGCAGTTGAAGTCCGGCCGCGGCGACGGCCCCATGGAGTGCAACTACGTGGTTTGGATCCCGCACAATGGCCTCGGCAACAGGGTGCTCACCATCGTCTCCTCCTTCCTCTACGCTCTCCTCAACAACAAGGTTCTGCTGGTCCACATCCCCAGCGACTTCACCGACCTTCTCTGCGAGCCCTTTCCGGGGACTTCGTGGGCTCTGCCTTCCGACTTCCCCGTCCACAACTTCCTCGATTTCGACACAGGGACTCCTCAGAGCTACGGCAACATGCTCCGCGATAAGGTCATCGACGACGAGATGCTCTCAGGTTCTTCCAATGCTACGTTGCCGGCTTACGTCTACCTCCACCTGCCCTGGTACTACGACCAATGGGATAAGCTGTTCTTCTGCGGCGACGCGCAGCGGATGCTTCGGAGGATCCCTTGGCTGCTGCTGAAATCAGACCACTACTTCGTGCCGTCCCTGTTTCTGCTGCAGGAGTACGAGGAGGAGTTGCGGCAGCTTTTCCCGGAGAGAGCGACCACGTTCCACCACCTCGTTCGGTATCTTGTGCACCCGACCAACGCCGTGTGGGACTACGTCACCAAGTATTACCGTGCTCATCTTGCTGCGGCTGATGAGACGTTGGGCATCCAGATCCGAGTCTTCGACAACTTCCCCGTTCCGTTCGAGTCGATGCTGCGTCAGGTCATTAACTGCTCGCTCAGTGAAGGCATTCTGCCTGCGGTGAACTTTCAGGAGTGGGCGGGACCAGCTTCGAAGACCGACACGAAGGTGAAGGCCGTCCTGGTCGCTAGCTTGTTTTCCGGATACGCCGAGAGGATCCGAGACATGTACGCCAAGCATCCCACGACGACCGGCGAGGTGGTCAGGGTGCACCAGCCGAGCCACGAGGAGCAGCAGCACACGGAACAACGAGGCCACAACATCAAGGCGTTGGCAGAGGTGGAGCTTCTGAGCTTCAGCGACGCCCTGATCACCAGCGCGTGGTCGACGTTCGGGTACGTGGCGCAGGGTCTCGGTGGCTTGCAGCCGTGGATCCTGCTCCGGCACACGCAGTCGGACCTCCCATGCCGCCAGGCTATGTCGTCGGAGCCATGCTATCTCATGCCTccccctttccctttcccttccTCCCATTGCTCCAAGGATCATGGCGACGCTGGCGAAGCCGCTGCGGCCGCGCAGTATGTGAGGCAGTGCGAAGATGAACTCGGAGGCATCAAGGTTTTCGACTAG